One Candidatus Desulfatibia profunda genomic window, AGTGGAGCCATGACCAATTCCATTGCCGAAATCGAAGATGCCGCTTGCATTTTTATTATAGGTTCCAACACTTCGGCATGCCACCCGCTGATCGCCCGGCGGGTTTATAAGGCCAAGCAAAAGGGTGCCAAGCTCATTGTGGCCGATCCCAGAAACATACAGGTCTCGCGCTTTGCCGATATCGTTGTCAACCATCGTTTGGGAAGCGATGTGGCGCTGCTCAACGGCATGATGCACATTATTTTTAAAAATAACTGGCAGGACCAGGGCTATATTGAAGCAAGATGTGAAGGGTTAGACGGATTCAAAGCGGTCGTGGAAGCCTATACTCCGGAAAGAGTCGAAGCCATCACCGGTGTGGCCCGGACGGATTTGGAAAAGATGGCCGAGCTGTATGCCGTCAATTCTCCGGCGGCATTGCTGTATGCCATGGGGATCACCCAGCACACCACCGGTGTCGATAATGTCAAGTCTTGCTGTAACCTGGCCATGCTCTGCGGCAATGTGGGCGTGCGCAGCGGCGGCGTCAATCCCCTGCGCGGGCAGAACAATGTCCAGGGGGCCTGCGACATGGGCGGTCTGCCGAATGTATTTCCGGCCTATCAGCCGGTCAACGTCGAAGCCAACACTGAAAAATTCTCCAAGGCCTGGGGCAAAGCCCTGCCGAATCAGGTCGGTTTAACCATCACCGATATGATTCCGGCCATGATCGAAGGACGGCTGAAAGCCCTGTACATCGTCGGTGAAAACCCGAAAATAAGCGATCCGGATCAAAACCACCTTGATAAGGCCCTGGCCAATTTAGAGCTTCTGGTGTGCCNNNNNNNNNNNNNNNNNNNNNNNNNNNNNNNNNNNNNNNNNNNNNNNNNNNNNNNNNNNNNNNNNNNNNNNNNNNNNNNNNNNNNNNNNNNNNNNNNNNNNNNNNNNNNNNNNNNNNNNNNNNNNNNNNNNNNNNNNNNNNNNNNNNNNNNNNNNNNNNNNNNNNNNNNNNNNNNNNNNNNNNNNNNNNNNNNNNNNNNNNNNNNNNNNNNNNNNNNNNNNNNNNNNNNNNNNNNNNNNNNNNNNNNNNNNNNNNNNNNNNNNNNNNNNNNNNNNNNNNNNNNNNNNNNNNNNNNNNNNNNNNNNNNNNNNNNNNNNNNNNNNNNNNNNNNNNNNNNNNNNNNNNNNNNNNNNNNNNNNNNNNNNNNNNNNNNNNNNNNNNNNNNNNNNNNNNNNNNNNNNNNNNNNNNNNNNNNNNNNNNNNNNNTTACATGCCATTGAGTATCTTGATCCGGCCGAAATGCCCGATGATGAATACCCCTACTTCCTCACCACCGGCCGAAATTTCGCACACTTTCATACCGGTACGATGACCCGGGTTTCGCCGCATCTGGATGCCGAACAGAAAACCGGATACGTGGAAGTTCATCCGGAAGACGCCCTGGCCCTGGCCGTTAAAGACGGAGAGGCGGTCAAACTTTCCACCCGCAGAGGCGAAATCAAGGTGCCGGTCAGGATCAGCAAAAAGGTTAAGCCCGGCCTGCTTTTCGTGCCCTTTCATTTTGCGGAAAATTCGGCCAACATACTCACCAACTCGGCCTTTGACCCCATTGCCAAAATTCCGGAATTCAAGGTTTGCGCGGTTAAAATCGAGAAAGCCGCCTAACAGCCTGCCGCTGTTTCGGGCGTTTAAAAAAACCGAGACCTTTGAAAACGATGCTGTTTTCAAAGGTCTCTTTGTTTGTTTCGGTTGTCCCGTTGTCCGGTTTGCCGGTTTTTACTGATGTACGGGCCAACCGGCAAACCGGCTCAACCAGCGCGCATTTTAAGACTTGATGGTGCGCGTTCATTTGCGGTTATTTTAA contains:
- a CDS encoding molybdopterin-dependent oxidoreductase encodes the protein MDFKFVPSVCSYCGCGCGVLFQVMDGQVVDTLPMKTHPVNEGKLCIKGWNLHEHVISEKRLTTPLLKKDGQFQEATWDEAIQTVAGRLKEIINAHGPDSVAVLASAKITNEENYLVQKFARAVIGTNNVDHCARLUHSSTVVGLAAAFGSGAMTNSIAEIEDAACIFIIGSNTSACHPLIARRVYKAKQKGAKLIVADPRNIQVSRFADIVVNHRLGSDVALLNGMMHIIFKNNWQDQGYIEARCEGLDGFKAVVEAYTPERVEAITGVARTDLEKMAELYAVNSPAALLYAMGITQHTTGVDNVKSCCNLAMLCGNVGVRSGGVNPLRGQNNVQGACDMGGLPNVFPAYQPVNVEANTEKFSKAWGKALPNQVGLTITDMIPAMIEGRLKALYIVGENPKISDPDQNHLDKALANLELLVC
- a CDS encoding formate dehydrogenase subunit alpha; this translates as LHAIEYLDPAEMPDDEYPYFLTTGRNFAHFHTGTMTRVSPHLDAEQKTGYVEVHPEDALALAVKDGEAVKLSTRRGEIKVPVRISKKVKPGLLFVPFHFAENSANILTNSAFDPIAKIPEFKVCAVKIEKAA